CAGTTTCATTCCAGGAACAGAAGGACATCTCTGCTGGGTATCTATGTATTTCTTCAACACAAGATATCACAGTACTCAGTGTGGCACGTCTTGCAAGAGTTGTTGCTTGCAGGAAGGTATTCCTTCAATATTCATGGATATTATAGTCAACAGTGGCCCAAAAACGACTGTTGATTTGATGACTCTAAtacttctggtgtgaaaggatcggCTGCCAGGTTATTCTAACATTTCCCAGGGTACACCTGATTGCAATTCATATCTCCGTATTTATCATCAAACATTGCAATCTTCAGGGAGGATCCTTTCGTGTACCACATTATTAGATGAGGCCTTAACTCTGGAGAGATCATAATTATTTGTAGTAATGCAAATGCTTAAAAATGTCCCATAGCATGCTTTACGGCAATATTTGTTGAAAATCAACTAACCTGAGTATAATCAAACAGACTTAGCTAATGGAACATCCACAGGGGGATACTGGTGTACCTCAATCTGTTCTTTATGAGACAATGTATGAATTGCATACGTCTACCTCACGTGCCATGCACTGTAACCAAAGATATGAAACAATGTCGATGTGCAACTGCCTAGCTCCAACTTGTACAAATTTGTGGGTATAAATGTATGAGTGAGTTACACCTGCAGTCCTATGTGGCACACTATTTAACTTACCCTTAGTAAACGTAGCCACATTAAACATAAaccataaaaaattttaatagcagGAATACGTAATACAGAATCCAAATAAGTATCATGAATCTGCAAAGTATTTTTACAATTTTATATTTTAGTGAAAAGCAGCTTTTCTAGCTTTAAATGAAACCTGTATCATCTTCCAACAAACTCCATTCACTCAaggaatttcaaacaaaaagtactCCAATTCTGTTTACAACAACATTTAAAATCATACTTTCTTGATTTATGATTCAGTTTGGACTCAAGTTAACACTAACAGTCTTTCAACAGATGTCTAACAATACAGGTTTCAAAAAGATCCATTTTGGACAGGAGTGCAACGCAACAATTATTGTGTCGAAATAATGTTCTTAAGAactttttggttataaaatgccaccCATATTAGCTTGAAGTGCAGTGGTGATAATGTGAAGACATTCATTACAGCCTTTATGGAATTTTCCACATATATTTCAGCAGAAAACATGTAAAAGTGAGCAAGAACATCATATGATGATGGCAATAATAACCAGTTACTAATAATGACATTTGTTTCAGTCTTATTATATAAATACCACATTACAACAATTAATGGCACTTTATTTTGACAAAGTAGTATTGTCAATATTTCCCATTGCTTCTGTCACTTGAACTCCTATTTTAATATATCACTGTGGGTTACTTAATTTCTGTTCAGAATCTTTAGAATCATCACAAGCGTACTTTCAGTGATGAGACTATTAAAACAGAAGAGTTACAAGCCAGAATTTAAGCTTCATGTGAGTATAGTATTGTAAGTTTGTGAATTCAAGGCTCTGTTCTTAcctgaataataatagtaatgatgtttGTCTCAGCAAGCTTTCCtgagagaacaaaatatttttctgttttcattaaaATAGACCAACCACAAAAAGCACAGTACCAACAGGAACTGAAGTAGCAATATGCAACTAAGTAGCTGGACAGAATAGCGTAACAACATTACTATAAGGAGAATGACACAATTTAAAATCCATGCAATTTCTTTCCAAGTCACAACAAATATTTCTAATGAAGTGTGTATGAGGATGGGAGCCCACAAACTATAAATAGATCAGCATTCCCTAAATATTTAAAAGCCACTGCAGCATTGCAGCCTAGATAGCAGCACACTATTACGTTGCAAGAACCATCATGAGAGATACATTCTCATTACAGTAAAAAACCACACAGCTGAAAGTGTCGGAAACCTCAGAAACGCCTATCACTTAATAAAAATAGTCTCAAGTTATTAAAAGTATGACAAAACTTAATAAACGAACTACCTTacaccaataataaattggtgagaAATCGAAAACACTGACCAAAAGCAAACATTATGAAATATAAGACAAAGCATTAGTAAAGATTTCTGAAAACCTCACATTTACTCAGAGAAATTATAGAAAATACACACTATGAAATCATGTTTAAAGAAGATAAAAGACAACCAAAAAAATCAGATTAAaacaaagcaattagaaagaaagcacatttaatgaattaacttattacaataaaaattatgaaTTTGGATTAAATTCATATTCTAGTAATCACACTGAGCTCTTTCAACTGTCCTCGTGTTTATACCAACAATTGGAATTATAACCTGACACTACATGATGACAGTTTTGCCACTGATGTTTGTACAGTAGTTACATGATATTTAAAAAAGACAAATAATTAAAAGATTTGATgcataaaattaatcttcatttAATCAGAATTATGTACAGGgatttttaatacaaatatttttcacAAGAAATATGGCACTTAAACTGACAATAGTGTATTGGCATAAAATTTAACGAAACATGAATATTTGAATTACTACACAATTTACCACAAGATCCTTTTGTGTCAAGATACACTGTTGATCCAAATCATTATACCCACTTCCCTAGGAGGAGTGTGTGCTACCCAGTGGCATTTTCGTTATGTCAAGTAGTAACGAAACTATATAACCAGCAATGAATGGGTGATCATTCTAGTTACAGTATGTGTAAAAAACTGGCATAAATAACTTTGCCAAAGAGCAGATTGTTTTGCCTGGTGCTTGGGTAAGTGCATCTAAAAAACAGTGCATCTGGTTGGCTGCTCAGATGCTTCTATCATTAGCCTCTATGGAACATCGTTGAAAGATGGTACATCCACAATTTGACAAAAGGTTGTAGGATTACCATGCATTACCTAGAACAAGGAGATCAGAACCTAGCTGCTCTGTATAGTGGGACTGATGGCAATCTGTGGAGACAGGAGAAAATGCTTGAGCAGGCACAAGAGTTTCAAGCTATTCAGCAGACACTGTTGAACATGAGGCCCCAAGTTACATAACAGCTTTGTATTCCCATGTTGCTCTAACAACAttgtcagttactatagtaatacaAATGGGATAATTGAGATTGGACTACATACCAATAAAGATGTGTCACGTGTTGGGGTAAGTGACATTTCTTGTGGACCAGGTCAATGGTTGTGCCCAGATGTGCCATCATCCAGATGAACAGTCGTTCAACACATGCACAACACAACAGGTGCAGAAAGATGGGGGCAATGTCATGCTATGGGGGATATTCATATGAGACGCCAAGAAACAGCTGGTCATAATTGGAAGCAGCATGACAGATGTGGAGAACACGAACGTAATTGCAACCTCTGTGTCACTTAATGGTTGATGTATTCCCTGGTCACAATCACAATGCCAGAATCACACTGCAATGGTTTGAGCATCATGATAGCTCACACTGTTGTCTTTCCCACCTCATTAGATCATTATGAAACGAATTTGGGATGCTATTGCACACCAACTACACAGCAACAAACTGATAGCCTGCAGTAAATGGGAACTGTGTGAGGTGTGTGTAGACATATACAATTTACTAGTGGAACACTAACAGAACTAATGAGTCCATACCATACAGAAGCACTGTTGTATTGCAGTCTGAAAGTGCTACTAGGCAGATGATTACAATTTTTGCCTGATCTCTGCATActtgccaccatcagttatttcctAATGTAGAAGTAGCATAGATAGTACACATGTGTGCAAATTTTGATCACACAAATAGCATTACTATTAAGGAGGCATACCTCAGTAACATGTTCGCATAATCATGATATTTTTGTATCTTTCTCCATCGTTGAGAAAAATAGCCTGAGTGATGGACATGTAATAAACACATTTATGCTGTCGCCTGGGTACTGCCTACAGCTCCATCAATATTGAAATGGCAGTTTCTTTCAAATAATTAGCAACATTCTGGTAAATTCTCTTGAAGAATATGGAGTCGTGGTTACTGCATAGGACTTCTACTCAAACGAGTAACAGATATCTCTCAATGCACCAATTTCTGGTAGACAGATCGTTATAGCATGGagcatttacaacaaaaaattgcAATTGTGTGCTTCATATATTGTATTTAGTATGCAACTTCTTTGAACATGAAGCTGTGAAAACGGATTTGTCATATTTTCTGTGACCTTTCTGTAGCACATGCGAACAATATTCATAACACACTTGTGGTCTCCTTTGAACATGTTTAAGTCTACAGACCTCTCTATGTAATATATATTATTGCATGCTTCTAAAGATGCTAGACCGGAGTAAAAGATTCCCAGCAAATATCACTTCTGTGTAGCCTTTTTTTCAGTGTGTAGTGATAGCTGTTTCTTGAGGTTACTCGAGTTTTTATACAATTTGCCATAAATACTACATTTGTGTGGTCATTTACCGGTGTGTACTTTCCTTGAGATTACCAGAGTAAGATAAATATTTGCCGCAAGTATCATATTTGCAGGGGCTCCTTCCTGCgtgtattaatttctgtgtttttagATGACCCAGTTCTGAAAACGATTTGCCACCAACATTGACTTAGTGTGGTCCGTGTTCAGTATGTATTAATTCGTGTTGCTTGAGACTGCCTCATCGAGGAAACGATTTACCACAAACACTATATTTGTAGGGTCTTTTTCCAACGTGTGTCAACAAATGCCTCTTGAGATGGCTCGACTaagtaaacgattttccacaaacatcgCATTCATGGGGTATCTTTCCTGCATGTATTAATTCATGTTTCTTCAGACTGCTCGActgagtaaacgattttccacaaacaagGCATTTGTGGGGTCTCATTCCCGTGTGTATTAATTCATGTACCTTGAGATTACCCGAACCAATAAACCATTTGccacaaacagtacatttgtaggGTCTCTGTCCTGCATGTATTAATTCATGTGTCTTGAGATTGCCCGActgagtaaacgattttccacaaacacgGCATTTGTGGGGTCTCTTTCCCGTGTGTATTAATTCATGTGCCTTGAGATTGTTCGACTGAGTAAACGACTTTCCACAAACACGGCATTCGTGAGGTCTCTTTCCCGAGTGTATTAATTCATGTACCTTGAGACTGCTCGAGtgagtaaacgattttccacaaacaccgCATTCATGGGCTCTCTTTCCTGTATGTATTAATTCGTGTCTTTTGAGATTGCTTGActgagtaaacgattttccacaaacatgGCATTCGTGGGGTCTCCTTCCCGTGTGTATTAATTCATGTACCTTGAGACTATTTGAACGATTAAACAATTTACCACAAACATCACATTTGTGATGTCTCTTTGCACTTCGCACAGTGTGGACATTAACATGATCACTTGTACACAAAATTCCATAGTCATCACATCTGAGTTTCTCTGCATCTTGTGGCACAGTACGTGTATTGCATATGTCACTAAAGGATTTCCTTAAAGTTTTCCTGGTTTCCTTGGATGAAGATAGCTTCTTAGTCTGTTCCACGATTTCTTCTTGTACACTTTCTAAGGAGATGTTGTTTTCATGGTCATCACTGCATTCAAGTTTCTCACTGTTGGCAGCTGATAATGCTTGGTCACCCTCACTCATTCTCAAATGTTCTTTCAAGCTGTCATCAGTGGGAAATACCTCACCACATGACTTACACACATATGCAGGTGCCTGCACACCATCAATGTGGATGAAGATATGCATTATGAGTGTGTATTTTGAAGGGAAGCTCTGTAGGCAGAAACTACAGTTAAACTTATGGAATTCCTTTTCCCTGATGCTACAACTTAATCTCGTGCCACATAAGCTGTCTTCTTGTGAAGTCTGTAACTTGGTATAGTTATGAGACATACAGAAATCTGTTCTCATCTGTGTATCTATCTCCAGATCGTCATTGACCAGTCCTTGATGTAATGCTTCTTGATACGAAACGTTACAGCTGTCACCAGCACTTTGAAAGAAACTGAGGAAGGAGAAAAGAGGTGTGAAATGTTGATTTACACGATACaaaaaacagtatttcaccatCCACAAAATCAGGGACTATAAACCGAAAGATAAAAATGTGTGGGTGTCACAGATAACTTATTCAGTACATGTAAGTGATTTAAAATTATCATAACATTCTGCCAGAGCGATAGAATTTTTGTAAGGCAAATGATCACAGGAAATTCAATAACGACCAGTCTCATTCAGTGCTGACTGGGTTTCCACATTTTTTTAGTAGGTAATGTTATTGAAAGGTcttgtaatatttttaaaattctgttcaACAATCTTTTAGaccaaattattacttttattagaTATAATATCCTCCAGTTTTTGAGATAACAGTTTCCACCCAAtgataaaggaaaagaaaagaagagaaatcaatgattttaaaattaaaataaatcactcTCTCCTAgtggatttttctttgttttggagaACACTTTGAGCTTAGAGTGTAAATTCTTAAAAGCACTCATGATAAATTTGTTTCACAAAGGAATGAAGCATGGCATTTTATTTGATTCCAAATGAATCCCCAACTACCACAAACATCACATTTATTATTGGCTAAGTATTATGGCCATCAACCAGGTGGTCCACACCTGTACAGGAACACATACATAAATttccagactgacgaacaaatgtgaatgacacacacaaattattccaacattaagagtgtgttgttAGCAGCACAGCTTATGTGTAACCCTTTCTAATTGACATATTGTCTGTCAGGGAGGATGCCAATGCAGTTACAGCCTCCTATTCGAAACTATCTTCACAACTCCTGGTCTcatggagttccaaaacatcctcaACTGAATGACACAACCCTATCAATGGTGACATCAGCACAAATCATGTACAGTCCATCCTACCATAGTCTTCTGCGAGCAAGTGATGGCAGTAGGTGCATGGTCTACCCATGTGATATCTGGGTCCAATCGTTCCACCTGCAGCTACTCCATTCCATCACCATGGAACTGGACATCTTTGAGATTCCCAATGAGGTTATTTGAGTGTGGATATGGCTGTGGATGTGTAGGAGCATGCACATACTTGCATGCTATTATTCTATCTTGATTGCTGTTTTGACTGTTTTGCTTTTTGATGGATGTGTGGTTTCAAGTAGCCAATGACAGTGAAACATTACAGTTTGCTTTcatcaaaaactgaaattttgctgcagtAGATGGCTGTGCAAAGaaacatattaagaaatttttctgtcttgagttcgcTCATAGAGGTTAGCCTTAAAAGCTCTGAACAAAATAATCATTATCTCAGTTGTGCTGCAGATTGTTAATCTCTGTTTTCTTGGATATACTGCAGCTCATATAGTTGTGGTAAGGTtgggacatgagtttaaattcaaggCTACAAAAGGCTGTCTAAAATCATCGGACACTAAGTTAACGTAGAATATTGTATCCCACTGACTACAGTACTGTATGTTGAATTCAAAAAGAACACGCCTTTTGGGTATGCCCTATGTAGGTACATTTCTTATACAGTTGCTTCCACATCTGTCAGATTATGAGAGTAGATGCCTGGTGTGCCCATAATCAAAGTGGCTGAAAACACCTCCCACTTTCAAAGCTTACAGATGACATAGATGGCAGGCACTGACTTTCCCCACACACTCCTATGTACACATATACAAGGACACAGCCACAATTACACACATTTCCAAAATATTATCAGATTAGGGAAAGGCAGTGTATTCCAGCCATTCACATTCTCAGGGTGGAGCAATATCCTTCAAATGTACACTGGATGTGAGTGCGTAGTTTCTTGGATTCTACAGACCAGGCATGCCACATGCTGATCGAATTTTTCTTGTCATTTGGCTTACAGTTGGTGAGGGCCACCTTACAGTAATTATTGTGCAATGTATCATTTTCCCCTGGGTTCAGTAGAACAGGCAAGATTGCTTTCTCACATAAAGCTGAAATTTTCCTACTACTTCAGCTGTTATGTAGCACTACTTGAAAATAATAAGTCATATCTAGGTTTATTGCGGCATTACATCCACCCAGTCTGAGCtatctccttttctcccctctggTTTTTAAATTTGTTCCTGACTGATACAGCAGTTTTAAGGGCTATCACAACAATAATAAATCCTCCTCGTCATTACTCGTATTTTTGTTGAGCCAGCTGACAAAAGAAACTATGTAGACAGCTGTTCTGGGCTAAATATTCACTGTAGATGAACAACATTGGAACTATCACCAAGCTTTGCGAGAGGTGAATACTGTGGGTTGACACTTACCTCCAAAACAGGACAAGTGCACCAACAGTGTGGTGAATCTACCTTGCAATAATCATAGTCTGGTAAGATGTAAGCAATTTTGAATATCACCAGATGGTAAAACAATCCTCTGTTTGCTCCATGTGGTACCCACCTCAGTGACCTCCTTTTGACATGTGTATGTGTATAGGTTACAATTATAATTAAGCAGGATTAGAGATTAGTTGTGAGCAAACAAATAACTGTGCTGAAGTAAATTCTAGCacttgtattcagaagacatagctcATCTCACAACCTACCAGGAGATGCTGGCATTACACCTGCATATTACTGACATTAATATTATGAAGTGGCTGGCAAAATTTTAGGACAATATTAGCAATGCTTCTTGCAAAGAGGATCTTGGCAAATCAAAACAAAATCTATTGTTATCATTGAGAAACTGCCCTAAGAATTCATACAGCTAGTGTCTGATCTCAGACCTCACTTATCCCTCACACACAGCAAATAATACAGGTTGCCCATCCAGCTGTCCTTACCCCCAGTGGCAACCAGTCAGATACTGTGCCCTGACAGCATGGGAGTATTGAAACATTTACAAAGTGACTCATGTGAAATACAGTGATCTTCTacaaatataaagtttcatttactcCACATGTTCTATCAAAACATGACTGTTCCATTGCAGTATAATAGATATTAAACCGATGATAAGCTTTTGTGTTATTACTACAAGGCATTAGGGAGATGACAATTTGAAGGTTTTCACTGTGGAACTTTGTGGTTCCATCACAAAACCATCAATGTTTGCATCACATGTGATTCATGGGATATAGGGTATTTGTACCTGATGCTCTGGAAGTGCCAAGTCTCATTATTTGGACAGTTATTATCTTGTATGTTTTTTTCTCCAGGGAGTATGGTGGTGGTTTAGGTTTCACGTATTCTGTATTTTGTTCTTTTGGGATAGAGTAGAACATCAAGTAACACCCCCATCAGGTGCCACAACCCTCAAGCCATCATCAAATGTGTTCTTGAAGACATTGCTAGTGAAAGTTCCAACACTGAATATACGAAGATGTCCCATTGGAACAACCTTCCCATAACAAAAGTGAATGACACAGCAAATATTCTAGTCTTTTGCTGGACAGTCATGGTTCAAGGTGGTAGAATTGTTGCAACACTTATGTCCCTGATTCATATGCAGCTTTCTGATATTTCTCATGGAGTTCCTGTCCTTTAAATGACACAGTGAAATCCCACAACAAAGCTTGTGATATTTGGGACTTATGGCAGTAACACATGCTGTCAACCCTTATGAACTTCAGTTTAATATTATATCGATTAACAGCATCGTACCATTTTAGTTATTCATAATTTTCCTCAAGAATGTGTTGCCTCATTTCTACCAGCCCTTCTTAATTGCTGTGTAACGTCTGAAAAATAACTTATGATAAACAATAACTTACTATAGTGTTGTGAGAATATATGATATTTAGTGTAAAATTAAGAAGTCTATCAGCATCTCCACAGCACAATGTCATGATTtcctaattttgtgactttttggTAATAGATAAGTTATTTGACATGTTTCAGTTGTGTGCACCCACTTACCATATGAAACATTTATCTTGCCAAAGTGGAGTGACATGCCTGCCTTAATGAAACTGGGAGACATACAGTATGTAAAACTGCAATGGAAGGATATCTACGGAGCGTCCACACGCTAACATGTGGTTAATGAAGATGGATGGCCGGTCTTTCCAGTAGTAAAGGTACCAGCCACCACCATACCATATACTAGGGAAATTATTTTGAAATTCCTGAGGACATGCTGCTCTGCTGTATAGTTTAATGATAATGACATCCaattgagtaaaatattccagtaGCAATGTAGCCTCCCATAAGATCTCTGGGAGGGGGCTACTCTGGTGGATATCATCAGGGGAAAGAAACAATATCACTACAAGTGAGAGTGTGGAATGTTAAGTCCCTTGATTGATTAGGTGAGTCAGAGAACATGAAAtcagaaatggataagttgaagtttgatatggtgggaattagtgtggTGCATGGGAGGAAGAAGAACATTTCTGGTTAGGTGAGTGcagagttatcaacacaaaatgaaatacgaGTAATGCATGAGTAGaagtaattataaataataatacagAAATGTAGGTAAACTATTATGAACAGTACTGTTGACTCAGTTCCGTAGGCAACACAGATAAAAAGGCAAAACTATCCACAATTGTACAGGCACATATAATTACTAGCTCTGTCAATTATGAAGAACTTAAAAGAATATATAAGCTTGTACCTAGATAAAATGTTGAGGTGGAGCGAGCCTTTAACCATTACGACTAAAAATAGTGAATTTCACAAAATGGAGAAACATAGTGCCCTACAACTACAATCATAAATTCTTGAGTGTAGCAATATGTGGAGATACCAATGGAATCATCACACTGTTTCAGTTGTAGGTACAGCAGTCAGTCCATTGCTGGGATACCACAGAAATCCAATGCTTTCAAAACAACTGTGTGACTCACCTCAGAACATTGCTAAAGGTTGTGTGATGCATATCAAATAGGTCTAACCAGGGATATTAATCTTTTACTTCACATTGCTTGGCAAGGAACAGATGTAGATCTAGACATAGCGGTCACACTCATCTGTGAGCATTTACTAGGTGAAAAATGATAAAATGTTTACCATGGATATACACAGTAAATGTAGAATTGAATTATTTCCTGAAACTGATTTTGCAACCTCATGAGTCCAGCCTtcctatacaacagttcaagtggCTACTACAGTTCAAACACCAAAAAAGCATAGCCACAATTTGGGATGAGAACATCTTGTGCCAGGAAGAAAGAGCTTTACTGAACACAAAGGAAGATCTGATAGTGCACTACAGACAGTATAGCAAAATATTTCACTATGCACAGTTTGTTGTCTTCTGAAGTAGTTAGAGCTCTGTCTACCTTGCAGAAGATACTGAAGTCCAAGGAGTTGTTCTTCCCTTTCTATTACTTCCACTCAGTATCATGGTTTTTTAGAGaataacaatattaggaaaattaTTAACACAACTGATAACATTTGTCCTGTAATTTCACTCTAACTCTGTGGTGACAATACTTTCCTTCTATGACATAAGCACAACTGATTAGTATTCATTTTACTGTCATTGCCAGATAAATcactgtcattctggaaacatcccccaggctgtggctaagccatgaccgcagtatcctttctttcaggagtgctagttctgcatggtttgcaggagagcttctgtaaagtttggaaggtaggagacgagatactggcagaagtaaagctgtgagcaccgggcgtgagtcgtgcttcggtagctcagatggtagagcacttgcccgcgaaaggcaaaggtcccgagttcgagtctcggtcgggcacacagttttaatctgccaggaagtttcatatcagcgcacactctgctgcagagtaaaaatctcagtctggaaatcACTGTCAGTTTTTCTCCCAAATCAGCCAACTTTGCAATGTGTGCATTAAGTCCTTTTGGGGAATTGTACTGTGTTAGATTTCCCAAATTCAGACATTGGTAATTCTAGGCATCCTTGGTTAGTAGCTTCTCAAGTCACAAAAGATGACTCACCAGTTAAGTCTTCATGGCCTTACTAAAGCTGACTACAGCTGCTTTATGAAATTTAAGATCATGATGGTGGCCTGTAAACTGTCAATACAACAAGCTTATGTTTCCCAATCCACAATGCTGACACAGTATTCAAAGAGCTGTTCACCCCAACATTCATTAATCTGAAGGGGCTTAAACTTGACTCCAGTTTTTGGGTATATAACCACTCACCCTTTCCTCTTACTCATTCTATATGGTAGGACATTAGCTTGTACCCATCACATTGAATTTCTATGACTTCCATGTCATATTCAATTAGAATAGTTAGCACTATACAGCTGTGGACACTTCACCTGCACTTTAGCTTGCTTCTTTTTAATAAAAGAAGTACACTGTTTTTATTAAGGAACCAATACACAAACCAGCTGTTTTATAGAATGTGTTACTAACCCTACttctttgtaatatttttacttaCAAATAATAATGAACAATCAATCATGCTGAACATGAACTCACTTAAGGTGAACACTTGGTTAACACCAGCAAAATATCTGTACTGGCAGTGATGTACAATGTTTTAATGGTtaacaaatttcagtcaccatGAATTACGAACTGTTTTTTAGTCTGTTGcatcattacatttttcattaaacCTGAATTGTCTACGTTTTTCTCTTTTCCTTATGTTTCTCTAGCTGACTTTTATGCATATCATTGCTCAACAATCGCCATCAACAAGGAAAACAATTGTGACACCAACAGTGTGGAAAACTAGATTCCATCAACAAGTGCAATTCCATGTTGAGATGTGCTTTTATATTCTCTAACAGGGCCACTATTAGTAACATTGAGTTCCAAGCAGGGAAAGGGTTGTCATGCAATAGGAAGCACAAAGCATAGATCAGCAAGCGAAACTAAATATTCTGCAGGAAGCAGAACATGGTGTATTGAAAAACAGCACAACTGGCAGAAAGCTTAGATTCAACAAATTTACATTATCCACACTATTTAAATGAAAAGTTCTTAATTCTGCTGCACTGGGTTCCAGGTGCAAATCAAAGTGATTTCACAGTGTTATGCATGAAGATGCTGAACATTTACTTTTGCAATGGTTCAAGCTATATGTGCACTTATAATGTATCTTTAAGTGGAACTATAAttcaatcaacaacaaatgagactgCAGAAAAAAATTTAGACATTCGAAACAAACATCAGGCGTTTTGCTTGTCGACTGTGTAATTTCCAAAATAGAAGCCTAATTTCATGCTCAGTGACTGGCAATGAAAtgaataaagttgatgaagaaggGGCAAGCATTGGTTGCATGAATTTGACCAAGTGAGAGAAAAGTTTGCTATATATTACGCCAGCAATGCAGGCAAAACTAGGATTTCTTTACATCTTCTGCCAAGTCAAACCCACAAAATAAAAGATGACATGTAGCATGGTGGGGCCAGCAGTAAACAATGTTTTTAACTTTTGTACTTGTCTGTAATTCATACAACATAGATGAACAACAATCTTGGGTGATCAATAAATCTGAGAAACTGATATGTTTTAAGAACATGAAATTAATgctttaccttgcatctactctcattATTGGAAAGCTTGGATTGACAGTTAATGATAAATGGCTTTTTCGTTTTAATATTAACTAATTTAAATGTTCACTTTTTACTACCTAATATGTTAAGTTGCGTTCTGCCTTTGAATCAAGGCATTACTGCTGCTATGAAGACATTGTATCAC
This sequence is a window from Schistocerca nitens isolate TAMUIC-IGC-003100 chromosome 11, iqSchNite1.1, whole genome shotgun sequence. Protein-coding genes within it:
- the LOC126212637 gene encoding zinc finger and SCAN domain-containing protein 26-like translates to MDSKGTGWLKKEKNEVYAEPGSLVPLHTPTMKVKEELDEQVNQQFLQDPPRIVMPSLRIKQDLELKRDLDGIEHDCLEDNLVISRPYDFIKEDPELNLEVAASVRNASDSSSFFQSAGDSCNVSYQEALHQGLVNDDLEIDTQMRTDFCMSHNYTKLQTSQEDSLCGTRLSCSIREKEFHKFNCSFCLQSFPSKYTLIMHIFIHIDGVQAPAYVCKSCGEVFPTDDSLKEHLRMSEGDQALSAANSEKLECSDDHENNISLESVQEEIVEQTKKLSSSKETRKTLRKSFSDICNTRTVPQDAEKLRCDDYGILCTSDHVNVHTVRSAKRHHKCDVCDSVNVVENATNLCLRV